DNA from Romeriopsis navalis LEGE 11480:
GCAAAATGACCCGGAAAAAGTCCAAGCGCTCATGGCATCGATTGCCGAAATTGGCCAACAGGAGCCGATCGACATCTTGAAAGTTGAGGGCATTTACTATGGATTTTCGGGTTGCCATCGCTTCGAGGCTTGCCAACGACTGGGACAGCCCACCATTCGCTGCCGCGTCCGCCGCGCCCCCCGATCAGTCTTAAATATGCATTTAGCTTAGACCTGGGGACCCCGCAACGGCGCTAGTCTAAACAAGCGCACAACGTTGACCCACCCATCACGGGTTCAACCGTCACATCACCGCGTTCAGCATCAACGCAGGAGTTAACTATGGCCGCAGCAAACGTCAACATCGGCATTGAAGACAAAACGCGCCAAGAAATTGCCGATGGACTATCCCGCTTACTTGCCGATACCTACACGCTCTACCTCAAAACCCACAATTTCCACTGGAACGTCACTGGACCAATGTTCAACACGTTGCATCTGATGTTTGAAACCCAATACACCGAGCTGGCTCTGGCCGTTGATTTGATTGCCGAACGGATTCGTGCCTTGGGCTTTCCCGCACCAGGCACCTACGCAGAATACGCCAAGCTGACCTCAATTCCCGAGCCCACGGGGGTACCGAAAGCGACCGAGATGCTACAGCAGCTCGTCGAGGGCCAAGAATCCGTCGTGCGAACTGCGAGATCGATCTTCGCCATCACCGATGAAGCGCACGATGAACCCACAGCTGATTTACTCACCCAGCGGATGCAACTGCACGAAAAGAACGCTTGGATGCTGCGCAGCATGCTGGAATAACGATGGGCAATAACCTGCCGCCATCAAAACACCAAACATAAAAAGCCCCAAACATAAACGGTATCTTAGGGATGTGGCATAGCCACATCCCGATTTTTATGCACCGGTGCCCCACTATGTCAGCTCCACAATTGGACTACACTGATCGACTCCAAGGCTTGATGCAAGCATGCGACATCAAAACCTACGCCCAACTTTGTCAAACGACTGGCGTATCGGAGAAAGTTATTCGGCGGTTACGCCGGGGGCAAATCCAGCAAATGCAAATCGGCACATTGCAAAAAATCGCTCAAGGGTTGGATATGAGCGCCGCGACACTGCTCGCGACATTTACTGATAGCACCAGGCCCAAGCCGACCCAGGCAACAACAACACCATCCGACTTACAACTGGAATACGATCGCCTCCAACAGCAGCTTCAGACGCAACGCGAAACGCTCTTACAAGAGTTCCAGCAAGCCAGCCTCCAAATCCTCGAATCCTGGCTCTTGCAATGGCCTACCGCCGCCTACGCCGCCCAACAAAATCCCACGGCACCCGCAGTGAAGCTGTTGCCGCTCGTCAAGCCCGTGGAAAATCTCCTTAAACAATGGGATTTAGCACCGATCGGCCGCGTTGGCGAAACCCTGAATTTTGATCCCACACAACACCAAGTCATGGGCGCCAGACCCAATCCGGGCGACCCTGTCCGGGTCCGGTATATCGGCTATCAACAGGGCGATCGGCTACTCCACCGCGCCAAGGTAAGCCCAGTCGAGTAATTGGCACTGATTTATGGCCTGAGTCCCAGTTAAAATCGCCGCCAATTTGCCAATGGTGATCAACTAACTAGCTAAATCAACCAACGGACGACCGAAAAAATTAACGGACAGACTAAACCGTCGCTTGCTGCGGCAACGTAAACGGCACAATGAATTGCACCGACTGGTAGTCTTGCTGACGGGGATTTTTCTTCAACTCCGCCTCGACAGCTTGCTTCGCCGCATCATCTAAATACTTAAATCCCGACGAGCGGACGACCTGCAACAATTCTGGATTATTTTCATCGGCATTAATTTGCAGCAACTTACCCTGTGGATCGAGATAAACCTGGACAACAGCCATCAATTGCTCCGGCCGATTCGCCTCCCCAAACTTCAGATCCATACCTGGTGGGAGTTGGGGGGTAAGCGCAGTTAACGTCACGGGCTGCGCCGGGGCCAAGCTAATTGCACTCAATGCAATTTTGCGCACAATTGCATTCCGTTGATCTTCCGGCAGATTCGCTAACTGCGGCTCTAACTGCGCCAGTACCGCATTGGTTGCCTGTTCCTGAGACTTTTGTTGGGCTTCTGGGGTCGTGCCCTCAGCGGTATAAGTGGTTGCAGCAATCAGTTGACGCTGTTGTTCCACATTCTGGCCACGCTCCCGCGCCAAGCGATCGAGCTGTTCTTTGCTCAACTTCGCCGGTCGAGTGTTATTCAAGTCATCGGCCTTTCCCGTTGGGGAAGGTGATGGCGATGCTTTGGGGGTGCCTGGGGGCAAGGACGTACTACCCACGACCTGCCCCGGGTCAACTGACGGCAGTGTCTGTGGCTGTTCATCTGGCTGCTTTTCGTCGAGCTGCTTTTCGTCGGGCTGCTTCTCGTCGGGTTGTTTATTTTCTACCGGCTTATCTTCCGGTTTCACAACCGGCGTTGGCGGGGTCACTGTCCGGTAAACCGGGCGCGATCGAAATAGCGGCGGGAAAATTGAACTGGAAGACTTCGGCTGATTAAAAATTGAGGAATTGAGCAACGGATCAGACGTCGCCGAATACGGCTTGCTCTTACTGCCAGACTTTAGTTTTGGTGTCGTCGTCGCACCAGGGAGCAGCCCCTCTAGCGGTGGCAGTTTGCCAAGGGCATCAGTCGGCAACGGAAACTGCTGATTGAGCGACATCGTCTGCGGTAACCGCGCTTGCTCTTCGGGGGTCAGCTCAATCACATTCACAACGCGCTCCGGGCGCTTTTTCGCCTGGGTCGAGGTCGTCACGGCAGGCAATGCGACAAAAAACAAACCATGGACGATCGCCGAAGCACCGACCGCCAGCACCATCGGCTGCCGCAGTGAGGCGGGCAATCCGGATAATGATTCTTCCAAATCAAAGCTGGCAAACGGAGTGTTATTCATAGCGTACTCAAGGCGTGGGGTGCGGCGCAATTATGATCAAAGTTAACAGTAGATTGAGCCAGTGAAAGATACCACTGACTAGACTGATCACTTTTTCACCGTCTCGATTTTAGGATCAGGATGATACTTTGGTCAGAAAAATTACCCTTCGCCCCCGGACGGTTTCCCGCCAAAATAGTTCCATAAGATTGATCAGCAACTCAGTCCAATCCGTCGATCGTTGCCAATTCACCACATTCTCAACCATCCAGCCCAGCGCTCAAACCATCCAGCCCTGAAACTCCGCCGATTATGATTTTGCCGTCTCATGACCGAGCAACGGTGCAGCGGGTAATTGCTCCGCCAACAACTGGTCGATCGTCTGTTGCACCGCCAAGGGGACAAAGGTAAATTGCAACCGATAAACCAGCAGTTCAGCGGTTTGGGGATCAGTCGGTAATTGCTCCGTCACTTTGGCGTAGATATCTTCCGTTCGCTGACTCAGCATTAAATTAAGTTTGACATCCCCCAAGACCGCCAAGCGCTGTGGCACAACAATTACCGCTGATTGAACCGCCAGTTGGGTCAACTGCCCTGGCAACATCGGATGCTGCACCTGCTTTGACTTCAGAGTCGTCCATTCGATCGCCAAGGCCGCGGACAATTGCCTCATTTCTGACTCCAACGGCGGTAGCGCCTGGGCGTAGGTGCCCGCAATCGCCCGCAAATCGTGCACCAAAATCGGTTCCGGGAAGCCCTTTGCCCGAATCGGCAGCGATCGCCCCAACGCCAACGGCGCGATCGCTTGCTGCGCCAACGTATCCGAAATCAAAATCTGCCCACCCACGGTGTAGGACTCAATCCGGGCCGTTAAATTAATCGGACTGCCCACAATTCCGTACTTTGCCCGTTTCATTGAACCAATATTCCCGACGACCACTTCGCCCCAATGCAGACCAATCCCCATCTCCAACTGCTGCACTTGGGCCGCCATCTCCGAATCCAGTCGCTCGCCCAAATTCTCCATCGCCAACTGCATGGCGATCGCACAGGCCAGCGCCCGATCAACATCATCTTCGCGCGCCGTCGGGGCCCCAAACATCACCAGAATCGAATCCCCCATCAACTCATCGATCGTGCCTTGATACTGGGTAATCACATCGGTCATCACCGACAAATAGTGGTTGAGTAACTGCATCACCTGCTCCGGGGCATATTGCTCAGCGATCGCACTAAAACCGCGCAAATCCGAAATCAGCATTGTCACTTCCCGCCGCTCACCCCCCATCTGACTGCCCGTGGGCGACTCTAGTAGCTGATTCACGACTTCATCGGACAAATAGCGTCCAAAGGTTTGCCGAATCGCGGCGGCGCGGTAAGCCGTATGGGCCAACACCACACCCACCCCACCAAAATAAGTCAACAGCGGTGGCAACAGCGGCACCCAATAGCCCTGCACCAGCGCCCAATAATGCGCAATCGGCAAACCACCACCGACGATCGCCAACAGCAACAACAAAAAAGGCCAGCGTTGCTGCCGCACAAAGCGCCAATGCCAAGTCAGGCCAGTCCCCAACAACCCCCAAGCAATAATCCACAGCATTTCCTGCCGCTCCGACCAGCCCCAGATCCCCGGTCGGCCATCCAAGACCTTACTCAACACATGACTCACAACATTGGCGTGAAATTCGACCCCCGACATCTCCAGCGGCTGATCGACACTGCCCTGACTGTAGGGTGTGAGAAAATTGTCATTCAGACTCACGGCAGTCGCACCAATCAACACCACCCGATCAGCAATTTTAGTCGCCGGCACCTGACCGGCCAGCACTGCCGACAAAGAAACTCGATCGAAGTGACCATGCCCACCCCGATAGTTCAGCAACATCTGCGTCCCTCCGGCATCTGCCCCCACATAGGGTCCATCATGGGATTCAAATGGCGCAAACGTCCGCCCTTGCAATTGCAAAAAGGGCGCATCTGGATTCGGCGTAATATCTTTCCCTTCCAAATAGGTCAACGCCAACCGCAAACCCAAACTCTCGTAATCCCAATCCTCGGTCGAGAGATACAGTAAGGCGCGGCGCAACCGCCCATCCGAATCAATCACCACGTCATTCACCGCCACTTGGTCTAGCTCTGCCAAACGCTTAGGCGGCAAGACTTTCTGGGCATTCGAAGTCGCATTCTGCTTCGTAATTCCAATCAAATTTGGCGTGGTGGAAAAGACCTGCTGTAAGGTCGCATGGCCAGGCTCCACAGCAT
Protein-coding regions in this window:
- a CDS encoding sulfiredoxin, whose product is MRVIDLPIDQIHRPLMRQNDPEKVQALMASIAEIGQQEPIDILKVEGIYYGFSGCHRFEACQRLGQPTIRCRVRRAPRSVLNMHLA
- a CDS encoding Dps family protein, whose protein sequence is MAAANVNIGIEDKTRQEIADGLSRLLADTYTLYLKTHNFHWNVTGPMFNTLHLMFETQYTELALAVDLIAERIRALGFPAPGTYAEYAKLTSIPEPTGVPKATEMLQQLVEGQESVVRTARSIFAITDEAHDEPTADLLTQRMQLHEKNAWMLRSMLE
- a CDS encoding helix-turn-helix domain-containing protein; amino-acid sequence: MSAPQLDYTDRLQGLMQACDIKTYAQLCQTTGVSEKVIRRLRRGQIQQMQIGTLQKIAQGLDMSAATLLATFTDSTRPKPTQATTTPSDLQLEYDRLQQQLQTQRETLLQEFQQASLQILESWLLQWPTAAYAAQQNPTAPAVKLLPLVKPVENLLKQWDLAPIGRVGETLNFDPTQHQVMGARPNPGDPVRVRYIGYQQGDRLLHRAKVSPVE
- a CDS encoding CHASE2 domain-containing protein, whose protein sequence is MFKRIKQSLWNQRGTLTITPIVAGLVLAVRGLGLLQNMELLLFDKMVRQRPVEPVDARVLIVEVNEADLRSLKRWPLTDQTLAQVLNNIRAAKPAAIGLDIYRDYAVEPGHATLQQVFSTTPNLIGITKQNATSNAQKVLPPKRLAELDQVAVNDVVIDSDGRLRRALLYLSTEDWDYESLGLRLALTYLEGKDITPNPDAPFLQLQGRTFAPFESHDGPYVGADAGGTQMLLNYRGGHGHFDRVSLSAVLAGQVPATKIADRVVLIGATAVSLNDNFLTPYSQGSVDQPLEMSGVEFHANVVSHVLSKVLDGRPGIWGWSERQEMLWIIAWGLLGTGLTWHWRFVRQQRWPFLLLLLAIVGGGLPIAHYWALVQGYWVPLLPPLLTYFGGVGVVLAHTAYRAAAIRQTFGRYLSDEVVNQLLESPTGSQMGGERREVTMLISDLRGFSAIAEQYAPEQVMQLLNHYLSVMTDVITQYQGTIDELMGDSILVMFGAPTAREDDVDRALACAIAMQLAMENLGERLDSEMAAQVQQLEMGIGLHWGEVVVGNIGSMKRAKYGIVGSPINLTARIESYTVGGQILISDTLAQQAIAPLALGRSLPIRAKGFPEPILVHDLRAIAGTYAQALPPLESEMRQLSAALAIEWTTLKSKQVQHPMLPGQLTQLAVQSAVIVVPQRLAVLGDVKLNLMLSQRTEDIYAKVTEQLPTDPQTAELLVYRLQFTFVPLAVQQTIDQLLAEQLPAAPLLGHETAKS